The DNA region GGAGAACCGGAGAAGCAGGGGCTTCGGAAGGCGCCCCCACCTTCTCAGTCCCCCACTGTTCTCTCCACCCTGGGGAGAATCCTGCCCACTGGAGGCTGGGTGACTTAAGGCAACGGGGAAGGCCGCCTCCTGGGCTCCCTGCCCCCTGCCGCAGCGCTGGTCAAGAAACCTGCATTTTGCCCTGGAGCCACCTGCCTCTGAGGAGTGACAGGAGAGAAACTGGTACAGCAAGCGGGTCCTAGTCATTCCTCGGGCCCTCAAACTTTCTGCACAGATGACTCGACTGGCACAGCCTTCTTTCCCCGCTGCTTTAGACGGCCCCGGGCGTAGACCCGGAGCAGGAGGGCAGCAAAGACCACAGCCACTCCCAGGCCCCCCACCACAGTGACAGTGTGGCCGTagaggaggcaggaaaggaggaTGGCGAAGGCCTGGCGGAGGGTCATGATGATGGTGAAGATGGCAGCCCCAAACTGCCCGATGGTGTAGAAGATGAAGAGCTGGCCACACGCAGAGCAGATGGACAGCAGCAGGGTGTGTGCCGCAAACTCGCTGTGTCGCCCCATGAAGCGGATGCCCTCCAGGAGGGCCCCCTGCTCCAGCAGGGAGCCCACCGTgaagaggcaggagaagaggTTGACCCCAAACATCATCTGCACTGACGACATCTTATAGGCGAACAGGGCGTCCTGCCAGTTGGAGGTGAAGCTGTCGAAGGCAATGTAGCCTGCCAACAGGATGAGGCCTGAGAGCGTGGTGGCCGGGGAGCTGTGGGGCTCCGGTCCGCTGGACAGCAGGAACATGCTGACCCCGATGGAGATGAGGCCAGCTGTCAGATATTCCCAGTGCTCATAGCTGCGCCGAGACACCAATTTTCCCATCAGCATAACGGGGATGACCTTGGAGGCCTTGGCCAgcacctgggtggggaagctgaCGAACTTGAGAGCTTCGTATTGGCACCAGCTGCTGAGCACATTCGACAGGCTGGCAAAGGAGTACCGGTACATGGGTGCCCCATGTCGGGGCTGCTTGCATAAGATGCAGTAGACGCCAGCCACCATCAGGGCCAGGATGCGGTTCATGAGCACCAGGAACTGAGAGTCCGAGAAGCGCTCGCCTGGCGATGTGGCTGTGGCCCCGTAGCTGCGGGTCATCACTCTTTCCTGCAGCACTCCCCACGTCAGATAAGACACCTTGATGCGGCAGGGCAGAGACAGGGGAGAAGATACgcaaaagaaggaaacagcaggcaGGCCCCAAAGCATCCTGACAACCTCCTCTCAGGATGATGTTGAAAATGATTAAGATGGACAGCATGACTCTCCATAGTAACTACAAGTTACTTGCCTCTTCTCTCCCCAACCTGGACTCACCTTGTCGAGAATCAAGTGTGTGTGAAACACAATGACTAATGCTTTAGGACTGACC from Ovis canadensis isolate MfBH-ARS-UI-01 breed Bighorn chromosome 20, ARS-UI_OviCan_v2, whole genome shotgun sequence includes:
- the SLC35B2 gene encoding adenosine 3'-phospho 5'-phosphosulfate transporter 1 isoform X2, encoding MVPGYLLVQYFRRKNYLETGRGLCFPLVKTCVFGNEPKAPDEVPLAARTEPAETSPTWQALKLLFCASGLQVSYLTWGVLQERVMTRSYGATATSPGERFSDSQFLVLMNRILALMVAGVYCILCKQPRHGAPMYRYSFASLSNVLSSWCQYEALKFVSFPTQVLAKASKVIPVMLMGKLVSRRSYEHWEYLTAGLISIGVSMFLLSSGPEPHSSPATTLSGLILLAGYIAFDSFTSNWQDALFAYKMSSVQMMFGVNLFSCLFTVGSLLEQGALLEGIRFMGRHSEFAAHTLLLSICSACGQLFIFYTIGQFGAAIFTIIMTLRQAFAILLSCLLYGHTVTVVGGLGVAVVFAALLLRVYARGRLKQRGKKAVPVESSVQKV
- the SLC35B2 gene encoding adenosine 3'-phospho 5'-phosphosulfate transporter 1 isoform X1, translating into MDPRWWAVVVLVALPSLGAGGEKNLEAPPESWTQLWFFRFLVNAAGYASFMVPGYLLVQYFRRKNYLETGRGLCFPLVKTCVFGNEPKAPDEVPLAARTEPAETSPTWQALKLLFCASGLQVSYLTWGVLQERVMTRSYGATATSPGERFSDSQFLVLMNRILALMVAGVYCILCKQPRHGAPMYRYSFASLSNVLSSWCQYEALKFVSFPTQVLAKASKVIPVMLMGKLVSRRSYEHWEYLTAGLISIGVSMFLLSSGPEPHSSPATTLSGLILLAGYIAFDSFTSNWQDALFAYKMSSVQMMFGVNLFSCLFTVGSLLEQGALLEGIRFMGRHSEFAAHTLLLSICSACGQLFIFYTIGQFGAAIFTIIMTLRQAFAILLSCLLYGHTVTVVGGLGVAVVFAALLLRVYARGRLKQRGKKAVPVESSVQKV